A single genomic interval of Hydrogenispora ethanolica harbors:
- a CDS encoding HEPN domain-containing protein, whose translation MDPLDKYSYWEDIAEYDLKTAEAMLDSGRYLYVVFMCQQAIEKITKGLFVLKSGEEPPRTHNILAIFEKIQFQPDQIMVKVEEYREFLEELLAFYISERYPSYKEKITLSVNHQSAVAILSKAKEVFAWLKSLKI comes from the coding sequence TTGGATCCGCTTGACAAATATTCATATTGGGAAGATATCGCCGAATATGATCTTAAAACCGCTGAGGCCATGCTTGACTCCGGGAGATATTTATATGTGGTCTTTATGTGTCAGCAGGCGATCGAAAAAATAACGAAAGGATTATTTGTCTTAAAAAGTGGGGAGGAACCACCGCGGACTCATAATATTCTTGCGATTTTTGAAAAAATTCAGTTTCAACCGGATCAAATTATGGTGAAGGTTGAGGAGTATCGAGAATTTTTAGAAGAGTTATTGGCTTTTTATATTTCGGAAAGGTACCCGTCTTACAAGGAGAAGATTACGCTATCCGTCAATCACCAATCTGCCGTTGCCATTTTGTCCAAGGCTAAGGAGGTATTTGCATGGCTCAAATCCCTGAAAATATAA
- a CDS encoding DUF6171 family protein, translated as MRIVPCKDCSGTIAVTPEKIANILRYVIEKKKVKTVADEAYQSRLAICSRCPDLSFGTTCRHCGCLVQVRAKIDGESCPNPGQARW; from the coding sequence ATGAGAATCGTCCCTTGCAAGGATTGTTCGGGGACCATCGCTGTCACTCCGGAGAAAATTGCCAACATACTGCGCTATGTTATCGAGAAGAAAAAAGTTAAAACCGTAGCGGACGAGGCATATCAAAGTCGATTGGCAATTTGCAGCCGCTGCCCGGATCTATCGTTCGGCACGACCTGCCGGCATTGCGGCTGCCTGGTTCAGGTCAGAGCGAAAATTGACGGGGAATCTTGCCCCAATCCCGGACAGGCCAGGTGGTGA
- a CDS encoding alpha-N-arabinofuranosidase, which produces MRTTLKIDTTAGKHRINPNIYGHFAEHLGRCIYDGFWVGEDSPVPNTRGIRNDIIKALKNIKIPVLRWPGGCFADEYHWKDGIGPRENRARMVNTHWGGVVENNHFGTHEFFDLCELLETEPYICGNVGSGTVREMQEWVEYMTFDGESPLVALRRANGREKPWSLKYFGVGNENWGCGGRMRAEYYADLYRQYSLYVRDYGAAPLEKIAAGPRGDNYHWTEVMMREAGHFMDGLALHYYTRVNDHNIVIEEPDGNKIYLAKPNAVRGSAVDFEADEWYAIMSAAYFTEELITKHSAIMDKYDPEKKVALIVDEWGTWFDVEPGTNPGFLYQQNTLRDAVSAGISLNIFNNHSDRVRMTNIAQTINVLQAPILTDGAKMLLTPTYHVYEMYQVHQDATHLPVELITGEHEHDGQKIPWLSASASVDDNGKIHLTLCNINLRESVEINCSLAGLNPRRISGQVLTASAMNTHNTFDQPEQVKPRQFNEYETLSDGLKANLPPMSVVLLEVM; this is translated from the coding sequence ATGCGGACTACGCTAAAGATCGACACCACAGCGGGCAAGCATCGTATCAATCCCAATATCTACGGTCATTTTGCCGAGCATTTGGGCCGCTGTATTTATGACGGTTTTTGGGTGGGAGAGGATTCCCCGGTTCCCAATACCCGAGGGATAAGGAATGATATCATCAAGGCATTAAAGAATATTAAGATCCCCGTGTTACGTTGGCCGGGAGGATGTTTTGCCGATGAATACCACTGGAAGGACGGTATCGGCCCAAGGGAAAACCGGGCCAGAATGGTGAATACCCATTGGGGTGGAGTCGTTGAAAATAATCATTTTGGCACCCATGAATTCTTTGATTTGTGTGAGTTGCTGGAGACCGAACCGTATATCTGCGGCAATGTGGGCAGCGGAACCGTCCGCGAGATGCAGGAGTGGGTAGAGTATATGACCTTCGACGGCGAATCGCCGCTGGTCGCTCTCCGCCGGGCAAACGGGAGGGAAAAACCCTGGAGCCTGAAGTATTTCGGGGTCGGCAATGAAAACTGGGGTTGCGGCGGCCGGATGAGAGCCGAATATTACGCCGACCTGTATCGGCAGTACAGCTTGTATGTCAGGGATTATGGCGCCGCTCCGCTCGAAAAGATTGCCGCCGGTCCCAGAGGGGATAATTATCACTGGACGGAAGTGATGATGCGGGAAGCGGGGCATTTTATGGATGGACTCGCGTTGCATTATTATACAAGGGTCAATGACCACAACATAGTAATTGAAGAACCCGATGGGAACAAGATTTATTTAGCAAAACCCAATGCCGTCCGGGGATCCGCGGTGGATTTCGAGGCGGACGAATGGTATGCGATCATGAGCGCTGCTTATTTTACCGAAGAACTTATTACAAAGCATTCAGCCATTATGGATAAATATGATCCTGAAAAGAAAGTGGCCTTGATCGTCGATGAGTGGGGAACTTGGTTTGATGTCGAACCCGGCACCAACCCGGGATTCCTGTATCAGCAGAATACGCTTCGTGATGCGGTTTCCGCCGGGATCAGCCTCAATATATTCAACAATCATAGCGACCGGGTGCGGATGACCAATATCGCCCAGACAATCAATGTCCTTCAGGCTCCTATTTTAACGGACGGGGCTAAAATGCTTCTTACGCCTACCTATCATGTTTACGAAATGTACCAGGTCCACCAGGATGCGACGCATTTGCCAGTGGAGCTGATAACGGGGGAGCATGAACATGACGGGCAGAAAATTCCGTGGCTCAGTGCGTCCGCTTCGGTGGATGACAATGGTAAAATTCACCTGACCCTTTGCAACATCAATTTACGGGAGAGCGTTGAGATCAACTGCAGCCTGGCGGGGCTCAACCCACGCCGGATTTCCGGACAGGTTTTAACCGCCTCCGCAATGAACACTCATAATACCTTTGATCAGCCGGAGCAAGTAAAACCGCGGCAATTCAATGAATATGAAACGCTTTCCGACGGATTGAAAGCCAATCTTCCGCCAATGTCGGTGGTTTTATTGGAAGTCATGTGA
- a CDS encoding NAD-dependent epimerase/dehydratase family protein — translation MPKVVVTGGSGRLGTAVLEHFLESGYEVVNADLVKPKVAKVKHVTVNLQNLGECYGALAGADAVVHLAAIPVAYSHPNEVTFQNNVMSTYNILQAAAGLGIGKAVVASSESSYGIVFAKHRLVPQYVPLDEDHPQLPQDSYGLSKIVNEKTAEMFHRLTGMQVVSFRIGNVIAPEMYQNFPNFIHDPEQRQNILWSYIDARDAAVACRMAIEADGLGAVTLNLAADDTSMDIRSETLLSIGYPEVTDIRAPLDNFNTLLSNRKIKEVLNWRPVHSWRDHVKL, via the coding sequence TTGCCAAAAGTCGTAGTCACGGGCGGCAGCGGACGGCTGGGAACCGCGGTGCTCGAACATTTTCTGGAGTCCGGCTATGAAGTCGTGAACGCCGATCTGGTCAAACCCAAGGTTGCGAAGGTGAAGCATGTCACGGTCAACCTGCAGAACCTCGGCGAATGTTACGGCGCCCTGGCGGGGGCGGACGCGGTGGTGCACCTGGCGGCGATTCCCGTAGCCTACAGCCATCCCAATGAAGTGACCTTTCAGAACAATGTGATGTCCACCTACAACATCCTTCAGGCCGCTGCCGGCCTGGGCATCGGGAAAGCGGTCGTGGCCTCCAGCGAGTCCTCCTACGGTATCGTCTTCGCTAAACACCGCCTGGTCCCGCAGTACGTGCCCCTCGATGAGGACCACCCGCAACTACCGCAGGACAGTTACGGCCTGTCAAAGATCGTCAACGAAAAGACGGCCGAGATGTTTCACCGGCTCACCGGGATGCAGGTGGTAAGCTTCCGGATCGGCAATGTCATCGCCCCGGAGATGTACCAGAACTTCCCCAATTTCATCCATGACCCGGAGCAACGCCAAAACATCCTCTGGAGTTATATCGACGCCCGCGACGCCGCGGTCGCCTGCCGGATGGCGATCGAGGCCGACGGACTCGGCGCGGTGACGCTCAACCTCGCCGCCGACGACACCAGCATGGACATCCGGAGCGAGACCCTCCTGAGCATCGGCTATCCCGAAGTGACCGATATCCGCGCGCCGCTGGACAATTTCAACACCCTTTTGAGCAACCGGAAGATCAAGGAAGTATTGAACTGGCGGCCCGTTCATTCCTGGCGCGATCATGTGAAACTCTGA
- a CDS encoding aldo/keto reductase: MKKISISGGEMNVPAIALGCMRIAELSKQDAAALLHTALDEGIDFFDHADIYAGGRAEERFAEALEMNPGIRERLIIQSKCGIQKGYFDFSKQHILEAVEGSLKRLRTEYLDVLLLHRPDALVEPEEVAEAFTQLERSGKVKYFGVSNQNPMQIELLSKYLNQKLIFNQLQLSITNTGMIDAGLNVNMQIDRSVDRDGSILDYCRLKNITIQAWSPFQYGFFEGVFLDNPKFPELNRKIDEIAAAKGVPNTAIAIAWILRHPAKIQAIAGTTNAKRLKDICQASSVTLSRPEWYEIYRAAGNKLP, encoded by the coding sequence ATGAAAAAAATCAGTATTAGCGGCGGCGAGATGAACGTCCCCGCGATCGCGCTCGGCTGCATGAGAATCGCCGAACTTTCGAAGCAGGACGCGGCGGCTTTGCTCCATACCGCGTTGGACGAGGGGATCGACTTTTTCGACCATGCCGACATTTACGCCGGCGGCCGCGCCGAGGAGCGCTTCGCCGAGGCCCTGGAGATGAATCCGGGCATCCGTGAACGGCTGATCATCCAGAGCAAATGCGGCATTCAAAAGGGCTATTTTGACTTTTCCAAGCAGCATATTCTGGAGGCGGTCGAGGGCAGCCTCAAAAGGCTGCGCACCGAGTACCTCGACGTGCTGCTGCTGCACCGCCCCGACGCTCTGGTGGAGCCGGAGGAAGTCGCCGAGGCCTTCACCCAGCTGGAACGGAGCGGCAAGGTCAAATACTTCGGAGTCAGCAATCAAAATCCGATGCAGATCGAGTTGCTCAGCAAGTATCTGAATCAAAAGCTGATCTTCAACCAGTTGCAGTTGAGCATCACCAACACCGGGATGATCGACGCCGGCCTCAACGTCAACATGCAGATCGACCGTTCCGTCGATCGCGACGGCAGCATTCTGGACTACTGCCGCCTCAAGAACATCACCATCCAGGCCTGGTCGCCTTTTCAATACGGCTTCTTCGAGGGCGTCTTCCTGGACAATCCGAAATTCCCGGAATTGAACCGGAAGATCGACGAGATCGCGGCGGCCAAGGGCGTGCCCAACACCGCCATCGCCATCGCCTGGATCCTGCGGCACCCCGCCAAGATCCAAGCCATCGCCGGCACCACCAATGCCAAGCGCTTGAAAGATATCTGCCAGGCTTCCTCGGTCACCCTCTCCCGGCCGGAATGGTACGAGATCTACCGCGCCGCCGGGAACAAGCTGCCCTGA
- a CDS encoding MerR family transcriptional regulator codes for MGYTIKTIAQKVGLTEYTLRYYEREGLLPLIERDENGNRNFSDQDMELIGLICCLRNTGMPLAAIKRFVTLTKGDAATIGARKQMLIEQKQAIEEQIRQFKKYALKIDKKIAHYEELEKNGGIDRCHSDSSC; via the coding sequence ATGGGATACACGATCAAGACGATAGCGCAAAAGGTCGGACTGACCGAGTACACGCTCCGCTATTATGAGCGGGAAGGCTTGCTGCCGCTGATCGAGCGGGACGAGAACGGCAACCGCAACTTCAGCGACCAGGATATGGAACTGATCGGTTTGATCTGCTGCCTGCGCAACACGGGAATGCCGCTGGCCGCGATCAAACGCTTTGTGACCCTCACCAAGGGCGACGCGGCGACGATCGGCGCCCGCAAACAGATGCTGATCGAGCAGAAACAAGCCATCGAGGAGCAGATCCGGCAGTTCAAGAAGTACGCCCTGAAGATCGACAAAAAGATCGCCCATTACGAGGAGCTGGAGAAGAACGGCGGAATCGATCGTTGCCATTCGGATTCAAGTTGTTGA